From Paenibacillus polymyxa, the proteins below share one genomic window:
- the cyoA gene encoding ubiquinol oxidase subunit II, translating into MNKKPKAIIALVLTVLTVALLIWTCFYAGGKYVVFDPKGPIGQAQKELIILTTALSALIIVPVMILTFFIVWRYRDTPTNKVKYQPHWDDSKKLETTWWAIPIIVILIIAVITARYTYLLEPSKPIASTQKPVTIQVTSLDWKWLFMYPEEGIATVNQVHIPKGVPVRFELTADAPMNSFWIPQLGGQIYTMSGMAMKLHLQADHEGTYFGSGANFSGEHFGQMRFDVEVQSDEEYKNWVADIKKQSKPLTKDGYLALAKPGLSQPDEYSSIPDGLFKEIVNKYVVEGSSNPHAGHGEATSTEEHAEMDMSHMNMSGHN; encoded by the coding sequence ATGAACAAAAAACCAAAAGCGATTATTGCGTTGGTTTTGACCGTGCTCACGGTAGCATTGCTCATCTGGACGTGTTTTTATGCTGGCGGAAAATACGTTGTTTTCGATCCGAAAGGACCAATTGGGCAAGCACAAAAAGAGCTGATCATTCTTACAACTGCATTGTCTGCGCTTATAATTGTACCGGTTATGATTTTGACCTTCTTCATCGTTTGGCGGTATCGCGATACCCCAACAAACAAGGTGAAGTACCAACCTCACTGGGATGACAGCAAAAAGCTGGAGACCACATGGTGGGCTATTCCGATTATCGTTATCCTTATTATTGCGGTCATCACTGCGAGATATACCTACTTGCTGGAGCCTTCCAAGCCGATTGCAAGTACGCAAAAGCCAGTAACGATTCAAGTAACCTCATTGGACTGGAAATGGCTCTTTATGTACCCAGAGGAAGGTATAGCTACAGTTAACCAAGTTCACATTCCTAAAGGTGTTCCAGTCCGTTTTGAACTGACTGCTGACGCTCCGATGAACTCGTTCTGGATTCCGCAATTGGGCGGTCAAATCTACACCATGTCAGGCATGGCCATGAAACTGCATTTGCAGGCCGATCACGAAGGAACTTACTTTGGCTCGGGTGCAAACTTTAGCGGTGAGCATTTTGGACAAATGCGTTTTGATGTAGAAGTCCAGTCGGATGAAGAGTATAAAAACTGGGTCGCTGACATCAAGAAGCAGTCTAAGCCGCTGACGAAAGACGGCTATTTGGCGCTTGCAAAACCAGGTTTGTCCCAGCCTGATGAGTATTCTTCGATTCCAGACGGATTGTTCAAAGAGATTGTCAACAAGTATGTAGTGGAAGGCTCTTCTAACCCCCATGCTGGACATGGTGAAGCTACATCCACAGAAGAGCATGCCGAAATGGATATGAGTCATATGAATATGAGCGGACACAATTAA
- a CDS encoding cbb3-type cytochrome c oxidase subunit I: MLDKIKEFASTFFVTGDPMIYGADVSIALATIGIVFVLTYFKKWGWLWKNWLTTVDHKKVGIMYILAAILMLFRGGVDALLMRIQLATPDVTLLHPEHYNQIFTTHGTIMILFMAMPLMFGLFNIAVPLQIGARDVAFPFLNALSFWLFFMGAMLFNLSFVIGGSPDAGWLSYPPLSELQFSPGVGQNFYIWGIQISGIGSLATGINFIVTIIKMRAPGMTWMKMPVFTWSVFSSCVIIIFAFPILTVTLALLFLDRFGGGHFFTLDFGGNPMMYINLIWMWGHPEVYIVVLPAFGIYSEVISVFSKKKLFGYKSMVYAMFIIAILSFFTWAHHFFTMGSGADVNAFFAISTMVIAIPTGVKVFNWLFTMYRGKLEFKTPMMWSIAFIPNFLIAGLTGVMLSVAPADFQFHNSYFLIAHFHSALIGGVVFGYLAGLYYWWPKMFGFTLPETPGKWAFWFWNIGFYVCFIPQYSLGLMGMTRRLSTYGWDTGWQPLNMVSTVGAFLMGIGFLFQVLQILLGIKNYRKLKDTTGDPWGGHTLEWSIPSPAPEYNFATIPQVEERDDWWAEKDKRAKGIFRKQPPIEAIHMPKNSAIPFIMSVFFFIAGFGFVFGWSFFYIPGLIGVAICMICRSFFSYDGDYYIPADEVKRTEAAIRGSV, translated from the coding sequence ATGCTTGACAAAATAAAAGAGTTTGCATCCACTTTCTTCGTTACTGGAGACCCGATGATCTATGGAGCGGACGTTTCCATCGCACTAGCAACGATCGGGATCGTGTTTGTGCTCACTTATTTCAAAAAATGGGGCTGGCTTTGGAAAAACTGGTTGACTACGGTTGACCATAAAAAAGTCGGTATTATGTATATTCTTGCGGCCATCTTGATGTTATTCCGCGGAGGCGTGGATGCATTATTGATGCGTATTCAACTTGCTACACCTGATGTGACACTCTTACATCCTGAGCATTACAACCAGATTTTTACAACTCACGGCACAATCATGATCTTGTTTATGGCGATGCCGTTGATGTTTGGTTTGTTTAACATCGCCGTACCCCTTCAAATTGGTGCGCGCGACGTTGCGTTTCCTTTCCTGAACGCATTGAGCTTCTGGCTTTTCTTTATGGGTGCGATGTTGTTCAACTTGTCCTTCGTTATTGGCGGTTCGCCAGATGCAGGCTGGTTGAGTTATCCACCGCTCTCAGAACTGCAATTTAGTCCTGGCGTCGGTCAGAACTTCTATATCTGGGGTATTCAGATTTCCGGTATAGGTTCATTGGCTACAGGGATCAACTTTATTGTTACCATCATTAAAATGCGCGCACCTGGTATGACTTGGATGAAAATGCCTGTCTTTACGTGGTCCGTATTTTCATCATGTGTTATTATCATTTTCGCGTTCCCGATTCTGACGGTTACTTTAGCTTTGCTATTCCTTGACCGCTTTGGAGGAGGACACTTCTTTACCCTTGATTTCGGCGGTAACCCGATGATGTATATCAACTTGATCTGGATGTGGGGTCACCCTGAGGTATACATTGTAGTATTGCCAGCCTTCGGTATTTATTCCGAGGTTATCAGCGTATTCTCTAAAAAGAAATTGTTTGGTTACAAATCCATGGTTTACGCCATGTTCATTATTGCGATCCTGTCCTTCTTCACGTGGGCGCATCACTTCTTCACAATGGGATCAGGCGCAGATGTTAATGCATTCTTTGCGATTTCGACGATGGTTATCGCAATACCGACAGGGGTTAAAGTATTTAACTGGCTGTTCACGATGTACCGGGGGAAACTCGAATTTAAAACTCCGATGATGTGGTCTATTGCATTTATTCCGAACTTCCTGATTGCAGGTTTGACGGGCGTCATGTTATCTGTAGCGCCTGCGGACTTCCAGTTCCATAACAGTTACTTCCTGATCGCTCACTTTCACTCCGCTCTGATTGGTGGGGTAGTGTTCGGTTACCTGGCAGGTCTGTACTACTGGTGGCCCAAAATGTTCGGTTTCACATTGCCTGAAACGCCTGGTAAATGGGCTTTCTGGTTCTGGAATATCGGGTTCTATGTATGTTTCATTCCGCAATATTCCCTCGGTCTGATGGGTATGACACGTCGTCTGAGCACTTACGGCTGGGATACTGGCTGGCAGCCGCTTAACATGGTGTCAACCGTTGGGGCATTCCTGATGGGGATTGGTTTCTTGTTCCAGGTTCTTCAAATTCTTCTGGGTATCAAAAATTACCGCAAGCTGAAGGATACAACTGGCGACCCTTGGGGTGGTCACACGTTGGAATGGTCAATTCCTTCACCTGCACCGGAATACAATTTTGCTACCATTCCGCAAGTAGAAGAACGCGATGACTGGTGGGCAGAAAAAGATAAACGTGCAAAAGGTATCTTCAGAAAGCAACCGCCAATTGAAGCGATTCATATGCCGAAAAACTCGGCGATTCCATTCATTATGTCGGTATTCTTTTTCATTGCAGGTTTCGGTTTCGTATTTGGATGGTCGTTCTTCTATATTCCAGGGCTGATCGGCGTAGCAATTTGTATGATTTGCCGTTCGTTCTTCTCTTATGATGGCGACTACTATATCCCTGCGGATGAAGTAAAACGCACGGAAGCGGCAATAAGGGGGTCTGTATAA
- the cyoC gene encoding cytochrome o ubiquinol oxidase subunit III, with protein MAQAAAHHSHDHDHGHHDPQELKMLGFWIFLVTDVILFSTLFATFVVLRNNTAGGPGGAELFNMTGVIIETFLLLTSSFTSGLAVLAMNKGSMKGLINWLIVTAILGLGFIGFEVYEFVEIVHEGANFGTSAFLSAFFTLVGTHGLHVSLGLVWMIGLMFQLKKRGLTPETKGKVSALSLYWHFLDAVWIFLLTVVYLMGVM; from the coding sequence ATGGCACAAGCAGCAGCACATCACAGCCATGATCATGACCACGGGCATCACGATCCGCAAGAATTGAAGATGCTTGGTTTTTGGATCTTCCTCGTAACGGACGTAATCCTGTTCAGTACCTTGTTCGCAACCTTCGTCGTCCTTCGGAACAACACAGCCGGAGGACCAGGTGGCGCAGAGCTGTTTAACATGACGGGCGTTATTATTGAAACGTTCCTCTTGCTCACAAGCAGCTTCACAAGTGGTCTGGCTGTGTTGGCTATGAACAAAGGAAGCATGAAGGGATTAATCAACTGGTTAATCGTGACGGCAATCCTGGGTCTTGGTTTTATCGGTTTTGAAGTTTACGAGTTTGTTGAAATCGTACATGAAGGTGCTAATTTTGGAACCAGTGCGTTCTTGTCGGCATTCTTCACCTTGGTCGGAACACACGGACTTCACGTTTCGTTAGGTTTGGTTTGGATGATTGGACTTATGTTCCAGTTGAAAAAACGCGGACTTACTCCAGAGACGAAGGGCAAAGTTTCGGCATTGAGCTTGTACTGGCACTTTTTGGACGCTGTCTGGATCTTCTTGCTGACAGTTGTCTATTTGATGGGGGTGATGTAG
- the cyoD gene encoding cytochrome o ubiquinol oxidase subunit IV has protein sequence MAQHQSGAGSHGHDDSHGSVKSYVIGFILSIVLTIIPLGVVMNHMLSRTSTMVVILAAAVLQFLVQLFFFMHIRESNGPRWNVMTLIFGIVILLTVVGGSVWIMEYNMVAH, from the coding sequence ATGGCACAGCATCAATCAGGAGCAGGTTCGCATGGTCATGATGATTCTCACGGTTCAGTGAAATCCTATGTTATCGGATTTATTCTGTCCATCGTACTGACCATCATTCCTCTCGGCGTGGTTATGAATCATATGTTGAGCCGCACTTCGACGATGGTTGTTATTTTGGCCGCGGCAGTGCTGCAATTTCTGGTTCAGCTATTCTTCTTCATGCACATTCGTGAAAGCAATGGACCACGTTGGAATGTGATGACTTTAATCTTTGGTATAGTGATCCTGTTGACCGTCGTTGGCGGTTCTGTATGGATTATGGAATACAACATGGTAGCACACTAA
- a CDS encoding NADH:flavin oxidoreductase, whose product MNTEILFKPFKIGNLSLPNRIVMAPMTRNFSPQGVPGPEVAAYYRRRAENAVGLIITEGTAINHPAAVEHTGIPNFYGEGLKGWAKVVEEVHAAGGKIIPQLWHVGTARKIGADNQPNPEALPVGPSGISPAGEKVVEPLTEAEIADIIAAFAQAAADAKQVGFDGIELHGAHGYLIDQFFWDKTNKRTDQYGGDLVQRTRFAVEVIEACRRAVGPDFPIVLRFSQWKMYHYGEKLAQTPQELEQFLAPLVKAGVDIFHCSSRRFWEPEFEGSDLNLAAWTKKITGKPVITVGSVGLEKAFLSDLEKNNSLQTDQSSSVEARLEQLMGLVEREEFDLVAVGRALLVDPAFAVKLRDQQIKEIIPYNDELLKTLN is encoded by the coding sequence ATGAACACCGAAATATTGTTTAAACCTTTTAAGATAGGTAACTTATCGCTTCCCAATCGGATCGTTATGGCTCCCATGACACGAAATTTTTCTCCCCAAGGTGTTCCAGGACCTGAGGTTGCTGCGTATTATCGTCGTCGTGCGGAAAATGCTGTTGGATTGATTATTACGGAGGGAACGGCTATCAATCATCCCGCAGCTGTGGAGCACACAGGCATCCCTAACTTTTATGGTGAAGGGTTAAAGGGGTGGGCCAAGGTAGTAGAGGAGGTCCATGCGGCAGGTGGCAAAATTATACCGCAGCTTTGGCATGTGGGTACGGCCCGAAAAATAGGTGCGGATAACCAACCGAATCCCGAGGCATTGCCTGTCGGTCCTTCGGGTATTTCTCCCGCCGGTGAAAAGGTAGTTGAGCCATTGACGGAGGCGGAAATTGCGGATATCATCGCAGCCTTTGCTCAGGCCGCTGCCGATGCCAAGCAGGTGGGGTTTGACGGCATTGAACTTCATGGAGCGCATGGCTATTTAATAGATCAATTTTTTTGGGATAAAACCAATAAGCGTACCGATCAATATGGAGGCGATTTGGTTCAGCGGACCCGGTTTGCGGTCGAGGTTATTGAGGCTTGTCGCCGTGCAGTGGGTCCGGATTTTCCAATTGTACTGCGATTCTCCCAGTGGAAGATGTACCATTATGGAGAAAAGCTGGCACAGACACCACAGGAACTTGAACAGTTTCTTGCTCCATTAGTGAAGGCCGGAGTGGATATATTCCATTGTTCAAGTCGCCGTTTCTGGGAACCGGAATTTGAAGGCTCAGATCTAAATCTGGCAGCTTGGACGAAAAAGATAACAGGCAAGCCAGTGATTACGGTGGGATCGGTTGGTTTGGAGAAGGCCTTTCTGAGTGATCTGGAAAAAAATAATAGTCTTCAGACTGATCAATCCAGTAGTGTAGAGGCTCGATTAGAACAACTCATGGGGCTAGTAGAACGAGAGGAATTTGATTTGGTTGCAGTTGGACGTGCATTGCTGGTTGATCCGGCATTTGCAGTAAAATTGCGTGATCAACAGATAAAAGAAATAATTCCATACAATGACGAATTATTAAAAACGTTGAATTAA
- a CDS encoding ArsR/SmtB family transcription factor encodes MNSETEALDCEPACHGSDQEIERIKSSLVEDSIAYKMSELFKALGDPTRIKLIYALAQKELCVHDLTQVLNMGQSAVSHQLRYLRNLRIVKRRKEGKTVFYSLDDNHVEQIFLQTHQHISHQ; translated from the coding sequence ATGAATTCTGAAACGGAAGCTTTGGATTGCGAGCCGGCTTGTCACGGTTCAGATCAGGAAATTGAGCGCATAAAATCTTCCCTTGTTGAGGATTCCATCGCATACAAAATGTCGGAGCTGTTTAAGGCGCTGGGTGACCCGACACGGATTAAGCTGATTTATGCCCTGGCCCAAAAGGAACTGTGTGTTCATGATTTAACACAGGTGTTGAACATGGGCCAATCTGCGGTATCCCACCAGCTTCGTTATTTGCGCAACCTGCGTATTGTCAAACGACGCAAGGAAGGCAAGACAGTGTTTTATTCACTGGATGATAATCATGTGGAGCAGATTTTTTTGCAAACCCATCAGCACATATCACATCAATGA
- a CDS encoding heavy metal translocating P-type ATPase — MDALKRNERHEWILEGLDCANCALKIENGVSKIEGVLDCSVNFVTKTLTMTTTSDQKEEVFRQTERKVHRLEPHVRMVAKSAGGRLREDSRSSVGAAQASCTEDCACGHEHDGEGHNHNDGQHGAHSHGGHSHEAHGAHDGHDHGNHTHVHHNHHAVHDHGEATHAHSHSHSHDDDSHAGHTHDHGTDGMRRMIARLSIGAVIAAVAWWLPVEGMGKLALFLVAYIIVGGDVVLQAARSLVRGMAFDEYFLMTLATVGAFAIGEYPEGVAVMFFYQIGELFQGIAVNRSRKSISDLMDIRPDYANLKTAESVRRVSPEEVRIGDLIVIKPGEKIPLDGKVVEGKSHVDTSALTGESVPRTVEPGSSVMSGFVNTNGLLTVEVSKEFSESAVSKILELVQNASAKKAPTEKFITKFSRYYTPVVVIVALLLAVVPPLVVPGAQFADWLYRALVFLVISCPCALVVSIPLGFFGGIGAASRSGVLIKGGNYLEALNHVKYAVFDKTGTLTKGVFHVTGIYPAEAFTKESLLETAALAEMHSTHPIAASLREAYGNELLTERVQQYSEISGHGIQAQIDGHKVLAGNAKLMERERIAFNVAQQAGPMDEGTVVHVAVDGTYAGCILISDEVKEDAAKTIASLKKLGVVKTIMLTGDNRTVAEAVGRQLGLDEVRAELLPQHKAEAIEQLSASKKPSDKILFVGDGINDTPVLALADVGVAMGGLGSDAAIEAADIVIMNDEPSRLVTAIHIAQRTRRIVWQNIIFALGVKAVFLTLGAFGIATMWEAVFSDVGVTLLAVLNVMRVLKVGTDE; from the coding sequence ATGGATGCTCTAAAAAGAAATGAACGACATGAATGGATTTTGGAAGGTTTGGATTGCGCCAACTGTGCTCTTAAGATTGAAAATGGAGTCAGTAAAATAGAAGGGGTTCTGGATTGCTCGGTCAATTTTGTAACAAAAACGTTGACGATGACCACAACTTCGGATCAAAAAGAAGAGGTTTTTCGCCAAACGGAACGGAAGGTTCATAGACTTGAGCCTCATGTTCGGATGGTTGCCAAAAGTGCCGGTGGACGCCTGCGCGAAGACAGCCGAAGCAGCGTTGGTGCCGCACAGGCAAGCTGCACAGAGGATTGCGCATGCGGTCATGAGCATGATGGTGAAGGACATAATCACAATGATGGACAGCATGGTGCTCACAGTCATGGTGGCCACAGCCATGAAGCACATGGCGCGCACGATGGGCACGACCACGGTAATCATACACACGTACATCACAATCACCATGCAGTGCACGATCATGGTGAAGCTACCCATGCTCACTCACATTCGCACTCGCATGATGATGATAGCCATGCCGGGCATACGCATGATCATGGTACGGACGGTATGCGCCGTATGATTGCGCGTCTGTCCATAGGAGCGGTTATTGCAGCTGTTGCCTGGTGGTTACCTGTTGAAGGTATGGGCAAGCTGGCTCTATTTTTAGTGGCATATATCATCGTTGGCGGTGATGTTGTCTTGCAGGCTGCACGTAGCTTGGTGCGTGGAATGGCCTTTGACGAGTATTTCCTGATGACGCTGGCTACGGTGGGTGCATTTGCTATTGGGGAATACCCCGAAGGCGTAGCTGTCATGTTCTTTTATCAAATCGGAGAGCTATTCCAAGGCATTGCGGTTAACCGTTCACGCAAGTCCATCAGCGATCTGATGGATATTAGACCAGACTATGCCAACCTGAAGACCGCTGAGTCCGTACGGAGGGTGTCTCCAGAAGAGGTCCGTATTGGAGATTTGATCGTAATCAAGCCGGGTGAGAAGATCCCGCTGGATGGTAAGGTTGTAGAAGGTAAATCGCATGTTGATACCTCGGCGTTGACCGGTGAATCTGTGCCTCGTACCGTTGAGCCGGGAAGCAGTGTGATGAGTGGATTTGTGAACACGAATGGACTTCTGACGGTAGAGGTCAGCAAGGAATTTAGTGAATCTGCGGTCTCCAAAATTTTGGAACTGGTGCAAAATGCGAGTGCCAAAAAAGCGCCGACTGAAAAGTTTATCACGAAATTTTCCAGATATTATACTCCTGTAGTGGTTATTGTAGCGTTGTTGTTGGCAGTTGTTCCTCCGCTTGTTGTGCCGGGTGCACAGTTTGCAGATTGGTTATATCGTGCGCTTGTTTTCCTCGTTATTTCTTGTCCGTGTGCGCTGGTGGTGTCTATTCCACTGGGCTTCTTTGGCGGAATCGGGGCAGCCTCCCGTTCAGGTGTGCTGATCAAGGGCGGTAATTATCTTGAAGCCCTGAATCATGTGAAATATGCTGTTTTTGATAAAACAGGTACGCTCACCAAAGGTGTTTTCCACGTGACAGGGATTTATCCTGCCGAAGCTTTTACGAAGGAAAGTCTGCTGGAGACTGCTGCATTGGCCGAGATGCACTCCACGCATCCTATCGCAGCTTCCTTGCGTGAAGCTTATGGCAATGAACTTCTAACGGAGCGAGTGCAGCAATATAGCGAAATATCCGGCCACGGGATTCAGGCCCAGATCGATGGGCACAAGGTATTGGCCGGAAACGCTAAGCTGATGGAGCGGGAGCGTATTGCTTTTAATGTGGCGCAGCAAGCAGGGCCAATGGATGAAGGAACGGTCGTACATGTGGCTGTAGACGGAACGTATGCTGGCTGCATTCTGATATCGGATGAGGTTAAGGAGGATGCGGCCAAAACGATTGCTTCGCTGAAAAAGCTGGGGGTGGTCAAAACCATCATGCTAACAGGTGACAATCGGACAGTTGCCGAGGCTGTAGGACGTCAGTTAGGTCTGGATGAAGTACGGGCAGAACTGTTGCCTCAGCATAAAGCCGAAGCCATTGAGCAGTTGTCTGCAAGTAAAAAACCGAGCGATAAAATCTTGTTTGTAGGCGATGGAATTAATGATACACCTGTACTTGCCTTGGCAGATGTTGGTGTAGCAATGGGCGGTTTGGGTTCGGACGCTGCGATTGAAGCAGCAGATATCGTAATCATGAACGACGAGCCTTCAAGGCTGGTGACGGCGATTCATATTGCCCAACGCACACGCCGTATCGTATGGCAAAACATTATATTTGCGCTAGGTGTCAAAGCAGTATTTCTCACATTGGGCGCATTTGGTATTGCTACTATGTGGGAGGCTGTATTCTCCGACGTAGGTGTAACACTGCTAGCCGTATTAAATGTGATGCGTGTGCTGAAGGTTGGTACTGACGAATAA
- a CDS encoding heavy metal translocating P-type ATPase — protein MQAVQRLQDTLSPSNRTLSKNSGSGRPGPNRKPQFQLKSMLKNKEMQAALGSGMLMLMAWGVSHWWQWLSIILYVVSYALGGWSKAREGIETLIREHDLDVNLLMIAASLGAAAIGYWNEGAMLIFIFALSGALESYTTERSSKDISELMALKPETALRLSHDGTETVGIEQLLPGDLLLVKPGELIPADGRISKGVSAVNQASITGESVPVNKVAGDEVYAGTINGEGVLYVEVSQSSEDTLFSKIIRMVEEARTEVPDSQRFIKTFESVYARIVVAVTLIVIVGAPLALGWTWAAAFYKAMVFLVVASPCALVSSIMPVMLSAISNRARRGILFKGGAHVENMALTSVVAFDKTGTLTKGSPVVTDWIIAPDYDADELLHIVATIESYSLHPLARAIVAKAEAELGQRELLTAEQVQALTGWGMEGIIGGVKWKIGRTNVLDEPGLLAEPEWVESRARLEAEGKTVSIILANDRIAGMLALRDELRPKARESVKRLQAQGIRVVMLTGDRPETAAVIAAQAGVDAVYASLMPEGKVSHIRMLREQYGHVVMVGDGVNDAPALTAATVGLGMGMHGSGAALEVADVVLMNDGIEEIAPTISLARKAQRVVKQNMIFAVSVIVLLVISNFVQNIALPFGVIGHEGSTLLVILNGLRLLRS, from the coding sequence ATGCAAGCAGTTCAACGATTACAAGATACGTTGTCTCCCTCTAACCGAACACTTTCAAAAAACAGTGGCAGCGGACGACCCGGTCCCAATCGCAAACCGCAATTTCAGCTCAAAAGCATGCTGAAAAATAAGGAGATGCAGGCTGCTCTAGGCAGTGGAATGCTAATGCTGATGGCATGGGGAGTCTCACATTGGTGGCAATGGCTATCCATCATTCTCTATGTAGTGTCTTATGCCCTTGGAGGCTGGTCCAAAGCCAGAGAAGGGATTGAAACCCTGATCCGAGAACATGATCTGGATGTTAATTTACTTATGATCGCTGCGTCTTTAGGAGCTGCGGCCATTGGCTACTGGAATGAAGGAGCCATGCTGATCTTTATTTTTGCACTCAGCGGTGCGCTGGAGAGCTATACTACGGAGCGTAGTAGTAAGGACATTTCCGAGCTCATGGCGTTGAAACCGGAAACGGCTTTGCGCTTGTCTCACGACGGAACAGAAACGGTTGGCATTGAGCAGCTGTTACCAGGCGACCTGCTGCTGGTTAAGCCCGGCGAACTAATTCCGGCGGACGGTCGAATCTCCAAGGGTGTGTCGGCGGTGAATCAGGCATCCATTACCGGGGAATCTGTTCCGGTAAACAAGGTAGCAGGTGACGAAGTATATGCAGGCACCATCAATGGAGAAGGCGTGCTATATGTAGAGGTCAGCCAGTCCTCGGAAGATACTTTATTTTCAAAAATTATTCGTATGGTAGAAGAGGCCCGTACCGAAGTTCCCGATTCGCAGCGGTTTATTAAAACATTTGAATCGGTATACGCCCGAATTGTTGTTGCTGTCACGCTGATCGTCATTGTGGGTGCACCCCTAGCATTAGGCTGGACGTGGGCAGCGGCTTTTTACAAGGCGATGGTGTTCCTTGTCGTAGCCTCACCTTGTGCGCTCGTGTCATCCATTATGCCGGTGATGCTATCGGCCATTTCCAATCGTGCCCGGCGGGGCATCCTGTTCAAAGGTGGCGCGCATGTGGAAAATATGGCATTAACTTCCGTTGTTGCTTTTGACAAAACGGGCACGTTAACGAAGGGCTCACCTGTGGTCACGGATTGGATTATCGCCCCAGATTACGATGCTGATGAGCTATTGCACATTGTCGCAACAATCGAGAGCTATTCCTTACATCCGCTGGCGCGAGCGATTGTAGCCAAAGCCGAAGCTGAATTGGGACAGAGAGAGCTGCTCACAGCCGAGCAAGTGCAGGCCCTTACCGGATGGGGAATGGAAGGCATCATAGGCGGGGTAAAATGGAAAATCGGTCGCACGAACGTGCTGGATGAACCTGGTCTTCTGGCTGAGCCAGAGTGGGTGGAGAGTCGAGCACGACTGGAAGCCGAGGGCAAAACCGTATCCATCATTCTCGCGAATGATCGGATTGCCGGGATGCTGGCGCTACGTGATGAGCTGCGTCCGAAGGCACGAGAGTCCGTGAAACGCCTGCAAGCACAGGGGATTCGGGTCGTCATGTTGACCGGAGACCGCCCGGAAACGGCAGCCGTGATCGCAGCACAGGCTGGAGTCGACGCCGTATATGCTAGCTTAATGCCGGAGGGCAAAGTCAGTCATATTCGCATGTTGCGGGAGCAATACGGGCATGTCGTCATGGTCGGCGACGGTGTGAACGATGCTCCGGCTTTGACCGCAGCAACCGTAGGGCTAGGCATGGGGATGCATGGCAGCGGAGCAGCCCTGGAGGTCGCAGACGTGGTACTAATGAACGACGGAATTGAGGAGATTGCTCCGACGATATCACTGGCGCGCAAGGCGCAGCGAGTGGTCAAACAAAATATGATCTTCGCGGTAAGTGTCATTGTGTTGCTGGTGATCAGTAATTTTGTGCAAAATATAGCCCTGCCATTCGGGGTCATTGGGCATGAAGGTAGTACACTGCTTGTCATTTTGAACGGCCTGCGCTTATTGCGGTCATAA